From Vibrio maritimus, one genomic window encodes:
- a CDS encoding recombinase family protein, with the protein MFHLVGLIESLIEQGIGFKFIQNGSIDTTIASGELMFNIFGVLAQFERRLIQERTNAGLKTARARGRKEVDPR; encoded by the coding sequence ATGTTTCATCTGGTTGGCTTAATTGAGTCTCTGATAGAACAAGGTATTGGTTTTAAATTTATTCAAAATGGTTCGATTGACACGACAATTGCTTCGGGTGAACTCATGTTTAATATTTTTGGGGTTTTAGCACAATTTGAACGTCGATTAATTCAAGAACGGACAAATGCAGGACTTAAAACGGCACGAGCTCGCGGTCGAAAGGAGGTCGACCCAAGGTGA
- a CDS encoding Ig-like domain-containing protein, with product MILKRKSFVGYAMLCSGLLLNPISQAIATEFSTDAVAQSESQYWSTYKLNIKNTDSDSADMREAVIEFVLPVAINDIGWMSNHLSYPSWEIAHTTQAEGVLNAVTLKFPEGSWVDSALASGESAALTISFGGELKDLNAFEDSVVVKVDGEVVPPPEFSLDILAPAQNSVVYTGSNVDIITSAEGEGASKLEFWVNNTKLAGQPIVEGTTEYQQAWLPAEIGAALIAIMAFNESGKKLSEQSVQVTVESESTAPNPPVIEFISPDAGSSHQKGNTIAISANITDADDDLATVKFFANDAEVCQLDAKTTQDFTCDWTAQTAGSATLRAEAQDDEQHVTRKSLTITVTDTGTSCGDVPQYEDGMPYKVGDEVTNIGNIYSCSVAGWCGNPVWTPGTGHPDYPGAWKDAWDEVGQCDPNPVPVVDVQSPQDGQKIAPNQAFDVIVDATDDTEVARVDVQLNGQVVATSSTPSQGNTYTIAVPAQDEDQYTLTVVAYDDQGASAESAPISLAITDKNLVVSLSSPADGSSYFEGRAISIKADAKSYEGDIVSVSFIANGNELFKDTEAPYEYEWLGAQNGAYAITAKAVNISSQEQISATSNITVKESTGGGGLVDNPDRSISYLTSWGLTDYEQLFNSEGDGYLLSFGKWDASGNIIISDGMLTPPDYNPDWMPTQYLAWSTLKHDNENVTMMVAFGGQTYESIWSAISTPQSREAVATGLVDLVHTPFPVYKKNLTPEEMEGECLASKPDGSCDYSKYQLAGYVHIDGLDFDFEKAARITDKENQDLTALIKLIREKVGNTKVLSLTTYHVGADPVECMDASVFENCSYIEPSGRSSHHGEVIDLLKATKNDFDFFNVMTYDAGRNFLYDVAMANYAEYIGDKSKIVLGNTINSQWAPGGNFVETRQNNLDRAKWQKDNGYGGFFMWTLGSNNQGLSMAEQVDYFNDMISVSK from the coding sequence ATGATATTAAAACGAAAGTCCTTTGTAGGTTACGCAATGCTTTGCTCAGGTTTGTTATTAAATCCTATTTCACAAGCCATAGCGACAGAGTTTAGCACCGACGCTGTTGCCCAATCAGAAAGCCAATACTGGAGTACTTATAAGTTAAACATAAAAAACACTGACTCAGACAGCGCAGACATGCGTGAAGCCGTGATTGAGTTCGTACTGCCAGTCGCAATTAACGACATTGGTTGGATGTCAAATCACCTTTCATACCCATCATGGGAGATTGCTCATACAACACAAGCCGAAGGCGTGTTGAACGCGGTAACGCTCAAGTTCCCAGAAGGTTCTTGGGTAGACAGTGCATTGGCATCTGGTGAGTCGGCGGCGTTAACCATCTCTTTTGGCGGCGAACTGAAGGATCTCAATGCGTTTGAAGATTCTGTAGTGGTCAAAGTTGATGGTGAAGTTGTTCCCCCACCAGAGTTCTCCTTGGATATCTTAGCACCGGCACAAAACTCTGTGGTTTATACTGGCTCGAATGTAGACATTATCACGAGCGCAGAGGGTGAAGGTGCAAGCAAGCTAGAGTTCTGGGTCAACAATACCAAGTTAGCAGGACAACCTATAGTAGAAGGAACGACCGAGTATCAACAAGCTTGGCTACCAGCGGAAATTGGTGCCGCTTTAATTGCTATCATGGCGTTCAATGAGAGTGGCAAAAAGCTGTCTGAGCAATCGGTACAAGTCACTGTTGAATCAGAATCTACCGCGCCGAATCCTCCTGTAATTGAGTTTATCTCACCAGACGCAGGCTCTTCTCATCAAAAAGGTAACACGATTGCGATCTCAGCAAATATCACCGATGCGGATGATGACTTAGCGACGGTTAAGTTCTTTGCTAACGATGCTGAAGTATGTCAGTTAGACGCGAAAACGACACAAGATTTCACTTGTGATTGGACTGCGCAAACTGCGGGGTCCGCAACGCTTCGCGCAGAAGCCCAAGATGACGAACAACATGTTACTCGCAAGAGCCTAACCATTACTGTGACAGATACGGGCACCAGTTGTGGCGATGTTCCTCAATACGAAGATGGCATGCCATACAAGGTGGGTGATGAAGTTACGAATATCGGCAACATCTATTCATGTAGCGTAGCAGGTTGGTGTGGAAACCCTGTTTGGACGCCGGGAACAGGTCATCCAGATTATCCAGGTGCTTGGAAAGATGCGTGGGATGAAGTAGGGCAATGTGACCCTAACCCAGTTCCAGTGGTGGATGTTCAATCTCCTCAAGATGGACAAAAAATTGCACCAAACCAAGCGTTCGATGTGATTGTCGATGCGACTGACGATACTGAAGTTGCTCGCGTTGACGTTCAACTGAATGGCCAAGTAGTGGCAACTTCAAGCACTCCTTCACAAGGCAATACTTACACCATTGCGGTCCCTGCACAGGACGAAGACCAATACACACTAACCGTCGTCGCATACGATGACCAAGGGGCAAGTGCAGAATCAGCACCAATTTCTCTGGCGATCACCGATAAAAACCTAGTGGTTTCGCTGTCATCTCCTGCTGATGGTTCGAGCTACTTTGAAGGTCGTGCGATTTCAATCAAAGCAGACGCGAAGAGTTACGAAGGCGACATTGTATCTGTGAGCTTTATCGCAAATGGCAATGAACTGTTTAAAGACACCGAAGCGCCATACGAATACGAATGGCTAGGTGCGCAGAACGGCGCTTACGCTATCACTGCCAAAGCGGTAAACATATCAAGCCAAGAGCAGATCTCGGCAACGTCTAACATTACGGTAAAAGAAAGCACAGGCGGTGGCGGTTTAGTCGATAACCCAGATCGCTCTATCAGTTACCTAACGTCTTGGGGTTTGACTGACTACGAGCAGTTGTTCAATTCAGAGGGTGATGGTTACCTATTGTCATTTGGTAAGTGGGACGCGAGCGGTAACATTATTATCTCTGATGGCATGCTAACGCCACCAGATTACAATCCGGATTGGATGCCAACGCAGTACCTAGCCTGGTCAACACTTAAGCATGACAATGAAAACGTGACTATGATGGTGGCGTTCGGTGGTCAAACGTATGAAAGCATTTGGTCAGCGATCAGTACGCCGCAAAGCCGTGAAGCGGTCGCGACTGGATTGGTTGATTTGGTACATACTCCATTCCCTGTGTACAAAAAGAATCTAACACCAGAAGAGATGGAAGGTGAATGTCTTGCATCAAAACCTGATGGTAGCTGTGATTACAGTAAGTACCAGTTAGCGGGCTACGTACACATTGACGGATTAGATTTTGACTTCGAGAAAGCCGCTCGTATCACGGATAAAGAGAACCAAGATCTGACTGCTCTGATCAAACTGATCCGTGAGAAAGTAGGCAATACGAAGGTTCTGTCTCTAACGACTTACCACGTAGGTGCAGACCCAGTTGAGTGTATGGATGCGAGTGTGTTCGAAAACTGTTCTTACATTGAACCATCTGGCCGTTCATCTCACCACGGTGAAGTTATCGATTTGCTGAAAGCAACCAAGAACGACTTCGATTTCTTCAACGTAATGACGTATGACGCAGGTCGGAACTTCCTCTACGACGTCGCGATGGCGAACTATGCTGAATATATTGGAGACAAGTCGAAGATTGTTTTAGGTAACACGATCAACAGCCAATGGGCGCCAGGTGGCAACTTTGTTGAAACACGTCAAAACAACCTAGACCGTGCTAAGTGGCAGAAAGATAACGGTTACGGTGGTTTCTTCATGTGGACGCTAGGTTCAAACAACCAAGGTTTGAGCATGGCAGAGCAAGTTGACTACTTTAATGACATGATCAGTGTAAGCAAGTAG
- a CDS encoding regulatory protein RecX translates to MLQDQLYDFAVGLLAKRDYSSGEMRRSLFRQVNDVEIVNRVMNRLLSHHYLDDARLAEKEISKQLGKLHELSRIKQDLRQKGLDPLVIEQVLEDTDVDWFEICLKAKEKKFGDSQSQDQKEKAKMIHYLQYRGHSLSVILEGSDLLLPMLNHYLVRFIDQYRRVQTIAPLVNSPS, encoded by the coding sequence ATGCTCCAAGATCAGTTGTACGATTTTGCTGTAGGGTTGCTGGCAAAGCGAGATTACTCATCTGGCGAAATGCGCCGTTCTCTTTTTCGCCAAGTCAATGACGTCGAAATCGTTAATCGAGTGATGAACCGCTTGTTATCTCATCATTATCTCGATGATGCGCGGTTAGCTGAAAAGGAAATATCAAAACAGCTAGGCAAGCTTCATGAGCTGTCACGCATTAAGCAAGACTTGCGGCAGAAGGGACTCGATCCTCTCGTAATTGAACAAGTTCTTGAAGATACTGATGTGGACTGGTTTGAGATTTGTTTGAAAGCGAAGGAGAAGAAGTTTGGCGATAGCCAGTCTCAAGACCAAAAAGAGAAGGCGAAGATGATCCATTATCTTCAGTACAGAGGGCATTCACTGTCTGTAATTTTAGAGGGTAGTGATCTCTTACTACCGATGCTAAATCATTACCTTGTTCGCTTTATAGATCAATACCGACGTGTGCAAACTATCGCCCCACTGGTTAACTCTCCATCTTAA
- a CDS encoding MFS transporter, which translates to MSSSFKHRSIFIIIVLLTPLSGMGVDIVAPSLPYISSWMGAPETVISLSVSAYVFGYGISQIFYGVVSDVVGRKGPILFSLVTFALVSAWIPHITSATELIMLRCLQGIAVAGSTALARSVVTDVFSPKQRKNVSNYLVIAWGAGPIVAPLIGAHLLELSGWGASFYFLGCYAAVAALLVILMLPETSTHQTVSMRESSANVIRLLCDVRFMLSASLAGLCLSLLYTFNVFSSYILIDRHNFSAIEYGNILIFVGSAWLIGSFTNRLLFSSYNDNIIQPAAAWLALCLSITIYAFHELGFGVTTSYIIPSFFVIFTVNIVFTRNFGICLSLHPDKAGVAGAMTGTVFIVISSLTMSIVSLFQTETIANMAIVFFLICSLIVTVISIRFGIENRHRIVEE; encoded by the coding sequence ATGAGTAGTTCGTTCAAACACCGTTCAATCTTTATAATCATCGTTCTACTTACTCCCCTGTCAGGGATGGGGGTTGATATTGTCGCGCCTTCTCTTCCGTACATTTCCAGTTGGATGGGGGCGCCAGAAACAGTTATTTCCTTGTCGGTATCCGCCTATGTGTTCGGCTACGGGATCAGCCAGATATTCTATGGTGTGGTCTCTGACGTGGTAGGCAGAAAGGGACCTATCCTGTTTTCTCTTGTGACCTTCGCACTAGTAAGTGCTTGGATCCCCCACATTACATCCGCAACTGAACTGATCATGCTACGCTGTCTTCAGGGGATCGCAGTAGCCGGATCGACGGCTCTTGCACGCTCTGTGGTGACTGATGTGTTCTCACCTAAGCAGCGCAAAAATGTGTCGAACTACCTAGTCATCGCCTGGGGTGCTGGTCCAATCGTCGCCCCTCTTATCGGCGCTCATTTGCTGGAGCTGTCCGGCTGGGGAGCTTCATTTTATTTCCTTGGTTGCTATGCTGCTGTGGCTGCATTGCTGGTCATACTTATGCTACCAGAGACCTCTACCCATCAGACAGTATCTATGCGCGAATCCAGTGCTAATGTCATCCGGCTTCTCTGTGATGTCAGGTTTATGTTGTCAGCTTCACTGGCTGGGCTATGCCTATCATTACTTTATACCTTCAATGTGTTTAGCTCCTACATCCTGATTGACCGCCACAATTTCAGTGCCATCGAATACGGAAACATCCTTATCTTCGTCGGCTCAGCCTGGCTGATCGGTAGTTTCACCAATAGACTGTTATTTTCTAGCTATAACGACAACATTATCCAACCAGCCGCTGCCTGGTTAGCGCTGTGCCTGTCGATTACCATCTATGCCTTTCATGAGCTGGGGTTCGGGGTTACGACGTCTTACATTATCCCGTCTTTTTTCGTTATCTTCACTGTCAACATTGTGTTTACGCGCAACTTTGGGATCTGCCTAAGCTTGCACCCTGATAAGGCTGGCGTCGCTGGAGCCATGACAGGAACTGTATTTATCGTGATCAGCTCGCTGACCATGTCGATAGTGAGCCTGTTCCAGACAGAGACTATTGCCAATATGGCAATAGTCTTTTTCTTGATTTGCAGTCTAATAGTAACCGTCATTTCTATCCGGTTCGGGATTGAAAACCGACATAGAATAGTGGAGGAATAG
- a CDS encoding PLP-dependent aminotransferase family protein encodes MNNKAILHLAGIPRAMNAVNLLNEISSLYPEAISFTSGSPQADRYRLDRYSHYIERFVTRHTIEQGWQTANTFSLLGNYSSAMGITRHYIRQHLATDDNLEVEEDQIVITNGAQEAILLTLQALFKRQKPGSLVISTPFYSGVDAAARMLGIETHYLQESEFGLTPEALLSLLDTETESANPVRAVYCCPNFSNPSGTLMPDKTKERLVELCRNKNILLIEDNTYGYIGYGDPFRPAKAWDTTNHVIYISTFSKTICPGIRAGYVVTGQTTMIDGTHSSLAQVISTYKSLGSNHVPGLIQALIGGILEENYFSVRGYIAEQVTIYRAKRDHLIYCLREYFGARSDVSWTEPQGGFFCVVTLPFFVDEDAMHTCATRFRVIWLPMSMFMPAGSISQKIRLSFSNVSAEQIQEGVKRLAEYVSWTIKEK; translated from the coding sequence ATGAATAATAAGGCCATACTCCACCTAGCTGGAATACCCCGTGCCATGAATGCTGTCAACTTGCTGAATGAAATCTCATCGCTCTATCCCGAGGCTATCTCATTTACATCCGGAAGCCCACAGGCTGACCGGTATAGACTAGATCGCTACAGCCACTACATCGAGCGTTTCGTTACCCGACACACCATCGAGCAAGGCTGGCAAACTGCGAACACCTTTTCACTTCTGGGCAACTACAGCTCAGCGATGGGGATCACCCGCCATTACATCAGACAACACCTGGCCACTGACGATAATCTGGAAGTAGAAGAAGATCAGATCGTAATCACAAACGGAGCCCAAGAAGCTATTCTTCTCACTCTACAAGCACTATTCAAACGCCAAAAGCCAGGTAGTCTTGTTATCTCAACCCCCTTTTATTCTGGAGTTGATGCCGCCGCTCGTATGCTAGGAATTGAAACCCACTACCTTCAAGAATCCGAATTTGGTCTGACACCTGAGGCGCTGTTATCGCTACTAGATACGGAAACGGAATCAGCCAACCCTGTGCGCGCAGTTTACTGCTGCCCCAATTTTTCCAATCCTAGCGGTACTCTGATGCCAGATAAAACCAAGGAGCGGCTAGTAGAATTGTGCAGGAATAAGAACATTCTGCTTATCGAGGACAACACCTATGGCTACATCGGGTACGGAGATCCGTTTAGACCGGCCAAAGCATGGGATACCACCAACCATGTTATTTACATTTCAACTTTCTCGAAAACCATCTGTCCCGGAATCCGAGCAGGCTATGTCGTAACCGGACAAACAACTATGATAGATGGGACACACTCCTCATTGGCTCAAGTTATTTCCACCTACAAGAGTCTCGGTAGCAATCATGTCCCCGGCCTCATTCAGGCTCTTATTGGAGGTATCCTTGAAGAAAACTACTTTTCTGTCCGGGGGTACATTGCTGAGCAGGTCACTATCTACCGAGCAAAACGGGATCATCTCATCTACTGCCTGAGGGAATATTTTGGTGCCCGTTCCGATGTCAGCTGGACAGAGCCGCAAGGTGGTTTTTTCTGTGTTGTAACCCTGCCATTTTTCGTCGATGAAGATGCCATGCATACCTGCGCAACTCGATTCAGAGTCATCTGGCTACCAATGAGCATGTTCATGCCTGCTGGCTCCATCAGCCAGAAAATCCGTTTGTCATTCAGCAATGTCTCTGCTGAACAAATCCAGGAAGGAGTGAAGCGGCTTGCTGAATACGTATCTTGGACAATAAAGGAGAAGTAA
- a CDS encoding DUF2848 domain-containing protein, which produces MKFECDGRVIEPDISRLIIAGWTGKDEAERNRHIHELEELGVSAPETVPAFYPAGTNLLTQEASIQVAGQMTSGEAEAILYFDQNELYVGVGSDHTDRKAEKLEVLLSKQCCPKPISREVWRYSDVKPHWNRLILQSHILLDNTKVLYQEGSIASLMSPTELLANYEQFFSTGTDNLALFMGTVPMKAGIDYASFFSVSLVDPVLKRRLTHQYRIFNVLNQE; this is translated from the coding sequence GTGAAGTTTGAATGCGATGGGAGAGTCATCGAACCTGATATCAGTCGACTCATCATAGCAGGCTGGACTGGCAAAGATGAAGCAGAAAGAAACCGGCATATCCATGAACTTGAGGAGCTTGGAGTATCTGCACCAGAAACTGTCCCTGCCTTTTACCCAGCAGGGACCAACCTTCTTACCCAGGAAGCGTCCATCCAGGTTGCAGGGCAAATGACCTCCGGCGAAGCCGAAGCGATCCTGTACTTTGATCAAAACGAGCTCTATGTGGGCGTCGGTTCCGACCACACAGACCGAAAAGCAGAGAAGTTGGAGGTTCTCCTGTCCAAACAGTGCTGTCCCAAGCCAATATCGAGGGAAGTGTGGCGATACTCAGATGTGAAACCGCACTGGAACAGACTTATACTACAAAGTCATATCCTTCTAGATAACACGAAGGTGCTTTATCAAGAAGGGTCGATAGCTTCTCTGATGTCTCCTACCGAACTGCTTGCCAACTATGAGCAATTTTTTTCGACAGGTACCGACAATTTGGCGCTCTTCATGGGCACAGTGCCAATGAAGGCTGGTATCGATTACGCCAGCTTTTTCTCCGTTTCACTAGTCGACCCGGTCCTCAAGCGTCGGCTAACCCACCAATACCGAATCTTCAACGTACTGAATCAGGAGTAG
- a CDS encoding cupin domain-containing protein yields the protein MFKEHKEFHVINLEEGWVSPPGYPADIQEKILSGRLDEENGKGTRTRLLRFLPGATTDDPFIHDYFEEVYLVSGDLTVGKGDNREVFTPNTYACRPPQTYHGPFSSEKGCVLLEVHFYE from the coding sequence ATGTTTAAGGAACACAAAGAATTTCACGTCATTAACCTGGAAGAAGGCTGGGTTTCTCCACCAGGGTATCCAGCTGATATACAAGAAAAAATTCTTTCAGGACGGCTAGATGAGGAGAATGGTAAAGGAACCAGAACCCGTTTGCTGCGCTTTCTCCCAGGGGCAACCACCGATGACCCTTTCATCCATGACTACTTTGAAGAAGTCTACTTGGTCTCAGGAGATCTAACCGTCGGAAAGGGGGATAATAGGGAAGTGTTCACTCCTAACACCTATGCGTGTCGTCCCCCACAGACTTACCATGGCCCGTTTTCATCAGAGAAAGGCTGTGTTCTTCTGGAAGTGCACTTCTACGAGTAG
- a CDS encoding IS6 family transposase encodes MTNPESKWKHFAPEIILWCLRWYGSTTMSYANLSDMLQERGVSVNRSTIYRWFIEYAPALRKKLRRYQLIRAGSSWQLDETYVKVKGKWHYLYRAINKQGETLDFYFSHKRNKDAAYQFLKRCLRYYDADARPKTLNTDKHASYAHAILRLKKEGRLRVDVEQRQVKYLNNGIESDHAPIKKLVVGTGGFKIRKRAWSTIQGFESLRMLDKGQFDFWLRHDDCKTLVRERSAFMNRLFRGRSKICVS; translated from the coding sequence ATGACCAACCCTGAGTCCAAATGGAAACACTTTGCCCCTGAAATCATTCTTTGGTGCCTTCGTTGGTATGGTTCAACGACAATGAGCTATGCCAACCTCAGCGACATGCTGCAGGAGCGAGGAGTTTCGGTCAATCGCTCAACCATTTATCGTTGGTTCATTGAGTATGCCCCTGCATTACGTAAGAAACTGCGCCGTTATCAGCTCATTCGAGCAGGCTCTTCGTGGCAGCTCGACGAGACCTACGTTAAGGTAAAAGGAAAATGGCATTATCTGTATCGAGCTATCAACAAGCAAGGCGAGACCCTGGACTTCTATTTCTCTCATAAACGTAATAAAGACGCGGCTTATCAGTTCCTGAAGCGATGCTTAAGATACTATGATGCAGATGCGCGGCCTAAAACATTAAACACAGACAAGCACGCTTCCTATGCCCATGCGATTCTTCGTCTGAAGAAAGAAGGACGACTTCGAGTGGATGTCGAGCAGCGGCAAGTGAAGTATCTCAATAATGGTATCGAATCCGACCACGCGCCCATCAAGAAGCTCGTCGTTGGCACTGGCGGTTTTAAAATCCGAAAGCGAGCTTGGTCAACCATTCAAGGATTTGAATCATTACGGATGTTGGACAAAGGCCAGTTTGATTTTTGGTTGCGTCATGATGATTGTAAAACTCTAGTGCGGGAGAGATCCGCGTTCATGAATCGTCTATTCAGAGGGCGTTCAAAAATCTGTGTCAGCTAA
- a CDS encoding IS256 family transposase produces the protein MTKDFDLEQAIKALQSGQDLTGKDGFLTPLIKQITEAALKAELEQHLENDDQPNHKNGSSKKTVKSSVGAFELDTPRDRTGSFEPKLVKKNQTKLTDEIDRKILSMFSLGMSYRDIRGHVEDMYGIDVSEATITGVTDRLIPELKEWQQRPLDALYPFVWLDAIHYKIKEDGRYVSKAVYTILGLNVEGKKELLGLYLSESEGANYWLSVLTELHNRGVEDILIACVDGLTGFPAAIATIYPDTEVQQCVIHQVRSSMKYVASKHQKEFMADLKPVYRAVSKEAAEMELDRLESKWGQHYPIVLRSWRNKWANLSVYFKYPEYVRKAIYTTNAIEAVHRQFRKLTKTKGGFPNENSLLKLLYAGILNASKKWTMPIQNWNMTLSQLAIHFDGRLDDVLDI, from the coding sequence ATGACCAAAGACTTCGATCTAGAACAAGCCATTAAAGCTCTTCAGTCAGGGCAAGACCTGACAGGCAAAGATGGTTTCTTAACCCCTCTCATCAAACAGATCACCGAAGCTGCCTTAAAGGCGGAACTGGAACAACACCTAGAAAATGACGATCAGCCAAACCATAAGAATGGCTCCAGCAAGAAAACCGTTAAGTCTTCAGTAGGCGCTTTCGAGCTGGATACCCCGCGTGACCGCACGGGTTCGTTCGAGCCGAAGCTGGTGAAGAAAAACCAGACTAAGTTAACTGACGAGATCGACCGTAAGATCTTATCCATGTTCTCGCTCGGTATGAGCTACCGTGATATCCGCGGCCATGTCGAAGATATGTATGGCATTGATGTCTCTGAGGCTACTATTACTGGAGTTACAGACCGTTTGATACCTGAGCTGAAAGAGTGGCAGCAGCGACCGCTAGATGCGCTCTATCCATTTGTCTGGCTTGATGCTATCCACTACAAGATTAAGGAAGATGGCCGCTATGTCAGCAAAGCGGTGTACACGATCTTAGGCTTAAATGTCGAAGGCAAGAAAGAGCTGCTTGGCCTGTACCTATCCGAGTCAGAGGGCGCAAACTACTGGCTATCTGTGCTAACGGAGCTGCATAACCGTGGAGTCGAAGATATCCTGATCGCCTGCGTGGATGGCCTTACTGGCTTCCCAGCAGCCATCGCTACGATTTACCCCGATACCGAGGTTCAGCAATGCGTTATTCACCAGGTCCGCAGCTCCATGAAGTACGTTGCTTCCAAGCACCAGAAGGAGTTCATGGCTGACCTGAAGCCTGTCTACCGCGCTGTCAGTAAAGAAGCAGCAGAGATGGAACTGGATCGTTTAGAGTCCAAATGGGGGCAGCATTACCCAATCGTGCTGCGTTCTTGGCGGAACAAATGGGCAAACCTGTCCGTTTACTTTAAGTATCCAGAGTACGTTCGAAAGGCTATCTACACCACGAATGCTATCGAGGCAGTACACCGCCAGTTCCGTAAACTGACCAAGACTAAGGGTGGCTTCCCGAACGAAAACAGCTTGCTTAAGCTGCTGTATGCTGGGATATTGAATGCTTCTAAGAAATGGACAATGCCAATCCAGAACTGGAATATGACATTGTCTCAACTAGCGATTCACTTCGATGGGCGCCTAGATGATGTTTTAGATATCTAG